From one Plasmodium knowlesi strain H genome assembly, chromosome: 11 genomic stretch:
- a CDS encoding pre-mRNA-splicing factor SLU7, putative: MNTKNVTREEKKKEKELNEARKAGKIEALKDEEGNDINPHMPQYIIKAPWYLNQTAPGLKHQRYKGTDKVKIEEERNKKVYVKNLKNVSDFCKNCGSTAHKEKDCLERTRKKKLNFANRDNEDDFVCLTQDLGYDGNRDRWVGYNPDNFEHVYKEYEKIVEEKKKRKAEELKQKYEKKATSGKKQRIDGAGGGDANDQSGSDSDNEEDEIDDDARKATTGAEDTQKSSGNTNEKHRNVARNLRIREDTAKYLYNLSLNSAFYDPKSRSMREDPFAGTGKNLHDDNNHYKGENYYNNTDEAIESKKLEIFAWETYKRGENVHFNAQPTQLELLYREFLSKKKKLIKKKEEDILKTYKCENVASKDATAGEELTQSEVYTEYKPVDQVDPKVKRIKIMSRYEEDIHLFDHSSVFGSYYDRDKKKWGYRCCRSTNKFEKCSSV, from the exons atgaataccAAAAATGTCAcgagggaggaaaagaagaaagagaaggagctGAACGAGGCCAGGAAGGCCG GCAAAATCGAAGCCCTGAAGGATGAAGAGGGGAACGACATAAACCCCCACATGCCCCAGTACATCATAAAAGCCCCGTGGTATTTGAACCAGACCGCACCAG GACTGAAGCACCAACGGTACAAGGGTACCGACAAGGtgaaaatagaagaagaaagaaacaaaaaggtGTACGTGAAGAATCTGAAGAATGTGTCagatttttgtaaaaactgCGGAAGTACAGCACACAAGGAGAAGGACTGTCTTGAGAgaacgaggaagaagaaacttAATTTTGCGAACAGAGATAATGAAGATGATTTTGTATGCCTGACGCAGGACCTGGGTTACGACGGGAATAGGGACAGGTGGGTGGGTTACAACCCGGACAACTTCGAACACGTATACAAGGAGTACGAGAAAATcgtggaggagaagaagaagaggaaggcgGAGGAGTTGAAGCAGAAGTACGAGAAGAAGGCCACGTCGGGAAAAAAGCAGCGCATCGATGGCGCAGGTGGCGGAGATGCTAATGACCAATCTGGTAGTGACAGTGACAATGAGGAAGATGAGATTGACGACGACGCGCGAAAAGCCACCACCGGGGCGGAGGACACACAAAAGAGCAGCGGAAATACCAATGAAAAACACAGAAACGTTGCGAGAAATTTAAGAATCAGAGAAGATACAGCCAAGTACCTGTACAATCTGAGCTTGAATTCAGCTTTCTACGACCCCAAAAGTAGGAGCATGCGTGAAGACCCATTTGCAGGCACAGGGAAAAATCTGCACGACGACAACAATCATTACaagggagaaaattattataacAATACAGATGAAGCAATCGAATCGAAGAAGCTAGAAATTTTCGCATGGGAAACCtacaaaaggggagaaaatgtGCACTTCAATGCACAGCCGACTCAACTTGAATTGCTCTATAGAGAGTTCTtatctaaaaaaaaaaaactaattaaaaaaaaggaagaagatattttaaaaacgtaCAAGTGTGAAAATGTTGCCTCTAAGGATGCAACTGCAGGGGAGGAACTCACTCAGTCGGAGGTCTACACAGAATATAAACCAGTGGATCAGGTCGATCCCAAAGTGAAAAGGATTAAAATCATGAGTAGGTACGAGGAGGATATTCACCTCTTTGATCACTCCTCCGTTTTTGGCAGTTACTACGATCGGGATAAGAAGAAATGGGGGTACCGGTGCTGTCGATCCACGAATAAATTTGAGAAGTGTTCCTCTGTCTGA
- a CDS encoding ribosomal protein L19, mitochondrial, putative, whose protein sequence is MIKRYIRTKVITSLSKFKCYNIQNEYTAKNWPNVDCIDQEEENVAKKNEQEKRKAKTIPYYKNYMHDFFGRQLIHNLHLQEMNKMKKLRNFKMPKIHAGDLVEVKYELSRSQQTFAIFQGYCVEIRKKRLDSSFIVKNIFDGVGVEQLIPFYSPRILYVKIVNSLHSMNEEKAKKYYQISKPITRDYRYMWQYNFRGKYERPRGQHKPGIRSLEPKIRRRLAKLKKKYMRRRIESNLSSYIFGGVYAQYTRKRTRLVRAEIYRRMLIYALDEENRRKQKLNKRRERESWNNFRINRNRGENAFMALPGNHPLSGTDKR, encoded by the exons ATG ATAAAGAGGTACATTCGGACGAAGGTTATCACAAGCCTAAGCAAGTTCAAATGCTACAACATCCAGAACGAGTACACGGCCAAGAACTGGCCGAACGTAGATTGCATAGaccaagaagaagaaaacgttgcaaaaaaaaatgaacaggaaaagagaaaggccAAAACTATCCCCTATTACAAAAACTACATGCATGATTTTTTTGGCAGACAACTTATTCACAATTTGCACCTACaggaaatgaacaaaatgaagaaactgcgaaattttaaaatgccAAAAATTCACGCGGGGGATTTAGTGGAGGTGAAGTATGAGTTGTCTAGGTCTCAGCAAACCTTCGCCATTTTCCAGG GCTACTGCGTGGAGATACGCAAGAAACGACTGGATTCCTCCTTCATCGTGAAGAACATCTTCGACGGGGTCGGAGTGGAGCAACTCATCCCCTTCTACTCCCCCAGAATTCTTTATGTTAAAATTGTGAATAGCCTCCATAGTATGAATGAAGAGAAGGCCAAAAAGTATTACCAAATAAGCAAGCCCATTACCAGGGATTACCGCTACATGTGGCAGTATAACTTCAGGGGGAAGTACGAGAGACCAAGGGGGCAACACAAGCCAGGCATTAGGTCGTTAGAACCAAAAATTAGAAGACGCCTAGctaaactgaaaaaaaaatacatgcgAAGAAGAATCGAAAGTAATCTATCCTCCTACATTTTTGGTGGAGTCTACGCACAGTACACAAGGAAGAGGACAAGGCTAGTGCGTGCAGAAATATACAGACGGATGCTTATCTACGCTCTCGATGAAGAAAACAGAAGGAAGCAAAAGCTAAACAAAAGGCGTGAACGGGAAAGTTGGAACAACTTCAGAATTAATAGGAACCGCGGGGAGAATGCCTTTATGGCTCTTCCGGGGAATCACCCTCTTTCGGGGACTGACAAGCGATGA